The following coding sequences lie in one Rothia sp. SD9660Na genomic window:
- a CDS encoding sucrase ferredoxin — MTTPTPPAIPSDSCSLPTDENLPGTAARKSRWVLLEHPGGWGRDVLGGTVFGAELSAALKEKMAQVGSRLLLIRQPGREGQKVKDAGIRRRAFVAVTGGRDFSPAQLYSFEVTDAEDLLSLPLETPENIPGAVVSRETLTLVCTHSKRDRCCAVRGRPIASFVSEQLADGSVWECSHTGGHRFAPVAISLPTGYTYGRLDFEQALTLAQNAQQGRVELTGLRGRSSHSPIEQVAEVAVRTLLADAGERPGPDDLNPGEMTATEPDLHAAHITHRDGRFWVVTARRTELPPRPASCGKSAGEAFSWEVVSLHPGTAA, encoded by the coding sequence ATGACCACCCCTACCCCTCCTGCCATTCCCTCAGATTCCTGCTCCCTGCCAACCGACGAGAATCTGCCGGGCACCGCTGCCCGCAAGTCACGCTGGGTACTACTGGAACACCCCGGCGGCTGGGGCCGCGATGTTCTCGGTGGAACCGTCTTTGGGGCAGAACTCTCAGCCGCTCTTAAAGAAAAGATGGCGCAGGTAGGCTCCCGCCTGCTGTTGATTCGGCAGCCCGGCCGTGAGGGGCAGAAGGTTAAGGACGCCGGCATCCGCCGCCGCGCCTTCGTAGCGGTCACCGGGGGTAGGGATTTTTCACCCGCCCAGCTCTACTCTTTTGAAGTAACAGACGCGGAGGATTTACTCTCCCTCCCCCTCGAAACCCCCGAAAATATACCCGGTGCGGTTGTTTCACGTGAAACACTGACCCTTGTCTGCACCCACTCCAAGCGCGACCGCTGCTGTGCGGTACGAGGCCGCCCCATTGCGTCCTTTGTATCTGAACAGCTCGCGGACGGCAGCGTCTGGGAGTGCTCCCACACCGGCGGGCACCGCTTCGCCCCGGTCGCTATCAGCCTGCCCACCGGCTACACCTACGGGCGATTGGATTTCGAGCAGGCCCTGACCTTAGCCCAGAATGCCCAGCAGGGCCGGGTAGAACTTACCGGGCTGCGCGGCCGCTCCTCCCACTCCCCCATCGAGCAGGTAGCCGAGGTGGCCGTCCGCACCCTTCTCGCGGACGCCGGTGAGCGCCCCGGCCCCGACGACCTGAACCCTGGTGAAATGACCGCCACCGAACCCGACCTGCACGCCGCCCATATCACCCACCGCGACGGACGCTTCTGGGTAGTCACCGCCCGCCGCACCGAGCTGCCACCGCGGCCAGCGTCCTGTGGCAAGAGTGCCGGGGAGGCCTTCAGCTGGGAGGTCGTCAGCCTGCACCCGGGCACGGCAGCCTAA
- a CDS encoding RNA-binding S4 domain-containing protein codes for MTSPADSAPAEPQPPVRIDAWLWSVRVFKTRSLASTEVKAGHVRINSEHAKPSQKIKPGDTVTVRYPGWERVLIVRKTISKRVGAPVAVTCYDDISAPKPAYLTSGALPRRDRGAGRPTKNERRALNKLRGYEKE; via the coding sequence ATGACTTCACCCGCAGACTCAGCCCCCGCAGAGCCGCAGCCGCCTGTGCGCATCGACGCCTGGCTCTGGTCGGTGCGCGTCTTCAAAACCCGCTCACTGGCATCCACCGAGGTCAAAGCCGGGCACGTGCGCATCAACAGCGAGCACGCCAAGCCCTCCCAGAAAATCAAACCCGGCGACACCGTCACCGTGCGCTACCCCGGCTGGGAACGCGTGCTCATCGTGCGAAAAACCATCTCCAAGCGCGTCGGCGCACCCGTGGCTGTCACCTGCTACGACGACATCTCAGCCCCCAAACCCGCCTACCTCACCAGCGGCGCCCTACCCCGCCGCGACCGGGGCGCAGGCCGACCCACCAAAAATGAACGCCGCGCCCTCAACAAGCTCCGCGGCTACGAGAAAGAATAG
- a CDS encoding N-acetyltransferase — MPYTLRPAVLADAPALSAFASAHFPDAAPSVVPREFVAAFVSENLDEASFTRYIETGAYSFTLAVNEAGNIIAYFGIDHEAPQPAEIPGNAAYLSKFYLSAETRGTGLARELMSAVIETARADGKDGLHLGTHQLNHRAQAFYEKMGFTKVGERAFQLTETEVAHDYIYHLSI, encoded by the coding sequence ATGCCCTATACCCTGCGCCCGGCCGTCCTTGCCGATGCGCCCGCCCTCTCAGCTTTTGCCAGCGCCCACTTCCCCGACGCCGCCCCGTCCGTGGTCCCGCGCGAGTTCGTAGCGGCCTTTGTGAGCGAAAACCTAGATGAGGCGTCCTTCACCCGCTACATCGAAACCGGCGCCTACAGCTTCACCCTGGCCGTCAACGAAGCGGGCAACATCATCGCCTACTTCGGCATCGACCACGAGGCACCCCAGCCCGCCGAGATACCCGGCAACGCAGCCTATCTGAGCAAGTTCTACCTCTCCGCCGAAACTCGCGGCACCGGCCTGGCTAGGGAACTCATGAGCGCCGTCATCGAAACTGCCCGCGCCGACGGTAAAGACGGCCTGCACCTGGGCACCCACCAGCTCAACCACCGCGCCCAGGCCTTCTACGAAAAAATGGGCTTCACCAAGGTGGGGGAGCGCGCCTTCCAGCTCACCGAGACCGAAGTTGCCCACGACTACATCTACCACCTGTCTATTTAA
- a CDS encoding GNAT family N-acetyltransferase, which yields MNFEIRPPVPAEARAWEELRMTSWRHAYAGTFTPQMFAKQEEQLDARATGFAEWLDSTGGTGEDIQQQLGQHRRALVAVEKDAAGKLLGLAFASQMPYEVQKLEMLYLLPEAFGTGVAQALLSEVLDHGPAELEVLSTNARAIRFYEKEGFTIARSDEFAGRKTYIMTRP from the coding sequence ATGAATTTTGAGATCCGCCCACCTGTGCCCGCAGAGGCTAGGGCGTGGGAAGAGTTACGCATGACCTCCTGGCGTCACGCCTACGCGGGCACATTTACCCCCCAAATGTTTGCCAAGCAAGAAGAGCAGCTGGATGCCCGCGCCACCGGATTTGCAGAGTGGCTTGATTCCACCGGAGGTACCGGCGAGGACATTCAGCAGCAACTAGGCCAGCACCGCCGCGCTCTGGTTGCGGTGGAAAAGGACGCCGCGGGCAAGCTACTGGGCCTGGCCTTCGCCTCCCAGATGCCCTACGAGGTACAGAAACTTGAAATGCTCTACCTGCTGCCCGAGGCCTTCGGCACGGGAGTTGCCCAGGCCCTGCTGAGCGAGGTGCTCGACCACGGCCCGGCCGAACTTGAGGTGCTCTCCACCAACGCCCGCGCGATCCGCTTCTATGAAAAAGAAGGCTTCACTATCGCCCGCTCTGACGAGTTTGCGGGCCGTAAAACCTACATCATGACCCGGCCCTAG
- a CDS encoding MATE family efflux transporter yields the protein MPSTPSSSPRQPSLNRQILALAVPAFGALIAEPLLVLADSAIVGHLGSAPLAGLTLGSTVVQTLVGFMVFLAYSTTPAVARAVGAGDTPSAFAAARNGLWVAAGLGLFFGVLLALTAAPLLRGLGAGGDVLAHATAYLLPSLAGLPGMLLVLAATGALRGFQDAKTPLYVATVGAALNVPLSWALVYPAGWGVAGSAVATAAVQWGMALALTYAVVARTRAPGSTARPSGLSVRTRLPGWLPDRAGLAAVFRVGAWLMVRAACLRIALLATVFVVTSQGEKNLAAYQLTMAFFNLLAFALDALAIAAQALLGKEMGAQDLSTRQGQSAVVQLKNRLVRWSLAFGLVTALVCPAVGFGLAWVFTPDPEVQRLFALSLLVLAVGQPLAAYVFILDGVLIGAQDVRYLGLAGLFTLVAYLPVLAGLYVWFGAGADASAPLAGGTSWGWGGLVDGPTLAYLLLWCSYALWYMGARALTLGLRARSGVWVA from the coding sequence ATGCCCTCCACACCGTCTTCTTCGCCCCGGCAGCCTTCGCTCAACCGCCAGATTCTTGCCCTGGCGGTGCCCGCTTTTGGTGCCCTCATCGCTGAGCCCCTGCTGGTGCTGGCTGACTCTGCCATCGTGGGCCATCTGGGCAGTGCCCCGCTGGCTGGCCTGACGTTGGGTTCCACCGTGGTGCAAACCTTGGTGGGTTTCATGGTTTTCTTGGCCTACTCGACTACTCCCGCAGTAGCCCGGGCCGTGGGTGCCGGGGATACTCCCAGTGCTTTTGCTGCCGCCCGCAACGGCCTGTGGGTGGCTGCTGGTCTGGGCCTTTTCTTCGGGGTACTGCTGGCGCTGACCGCCGCCCCCCTGCTGCGTGGGCTGGGTGCGGGCGGGGACGTCCTTGCCCACGCCACCGCCTACCTGCTGCCCTCCCTGGCGGGCCTGCCTGGCATGCTTCTGGTGCTGGCGGCGACCGGTGCCCTGCGCGGTTTCCAGGACGCCAAAACTCCCCTCTACGTTGCTACCGTCGGCGCTGCCCTCAACGTGCCGCTGAGCTGGGCCCTGGTTTACCCGGCAGGGTGGGGTGTGGCAGGCTCTGCAGTAGCGACGGCTGCGGTGCAGTGGGGCATGGCCCTGGCGCTGACCTACGCGGTAGTAGCGCGGACGCGGGCACCCGGCTCTACTGCCCGCCCCTCCGGCTTATCAGTGCGGACGCGGCTGCCCGGCTGGCTACCCGACCGCGCCGGACTAGCCGCTGTCTTCCGGGTGGGGGCCTGGCTGATGGTACGGGCGGCCTGCTTGCGGATTGCCCTGCTGGCTACGGTCTTTGTGGTGACCAGCCAGGGGGAGAAAAACCTGGCCGCCTACCAGCTGACCATGGCCTTCTTTAACCTGCTGGCCTTCGCCCTAGACGCCCTGGCCATTGCCGCCCAGGCCCTGCTGGGCAAGGAGATGGGCGCACAGGATCTTTCAACCCGGCAGGGGCAGAGCGCGGTAGTTCAGCTCAAGAACCGCCTGGTGCGGTGGAGCCTGGCCTTTGGCCTGGTCACGGCCCTGGTTTGCCCGGCGGTCGGGTTTGGTCTGGCCTGGGTGTTTACCCCCGACCCCGAGGTGCAGCGCCTCTTTGCCCTGTCGCTGCTGGTTCTGGCGGTGGGGCAGCCCCTGGCTGCCTACGTCTTCATTCTGGACGGCGTGCTCATCGGTGCCCAGGACGTACGCTATCTGGGTCTGGCGGGGCTCTTCACCCTGGTGGCCTACCTGCCGGTGCTGGCCGGGTTGTATGTCTGGTTCGGTGCCGGTGCGGACGCTTCCGCCCCGCTTGCCGGGGGCACCTCCTGGGGCTGGGGTGGGCTGGTCGATGGCCCCACTCTGGCCTACCTGCTGCTCTGGTGCTCCTATGCCCTGTGGTACATGGGTGCCCGCGCCCTCACCCTGGGTCTGCGCGCCCGCAGCGGGGTTTGGGTGGCTTAG
- a CDS encoding HSP90 family protein: protein MSQRFKVDLGGLVELLSKNLYSGPQVYLREAIQNGVDAITARREQDADAPAQVLLEPWENGTGITITDTGVGLTAEQAEEFLATIGRTSKRDEVFNEGRAEFLGQFGIGLLACFLIADTVEVTSQSVLPGADPVRWLGHADGTFEVLQLAGGEDAAGQVPEVGTTIRLKARADAAHWVAEETVVTLASDYADMLPIEVAVRVTAAGQRIWRRISLPALPWAEGEGEHQPNQHERALALTNYAEKTLGFTPLAALELDVPATGTTGVAYVLPQAVSPGSGRHRVYVKNMLVNTREDTLLPDWAFFVRAVVNSESLTPTASREQLREDEILLLTREAIGEQLKTWITATLSEPSALRNRFVETHSLALRAVALASDDMLDVVARSLPFETTGGIATLAQVVEETGQVLYTPTTEAYRRVAPVARAQGLWVVNGGYVYDADLLAKLADRPRWKVTELTSKDVTQTLAAVEMEREFEVLRGLERARAVLAAQDCGVLLRTFDPAEVPAVLLRDAEAERARDLAQEAEDAGGAWGGLLGSFTEAAAEPTRTLVLNDANENTRRLLHQPEHASFEPGLTTLYLSALMLAGEGLRGSETNLLSDSLAQLLEAALRQP from the coding sequence TTGTCACAGCGCTTTAAAGTTGATTTGGGCGGCCTGGTTGAGCTGCTGTCGAAGAACCTGTATTCGGGCCCGCAGGTTTACCTGCGCGAGGCGATTCAGAACGGGGTTGACGCTATTACTGCCCGCCGGGAGCAGGACGCCGACGCCCCCGCCCAGGTGCTCCTGGAGCCCTGGGAGAACGGCACCGGCATCACCATCACCGACACCGGTGTGGGTCTGACTGCCGAGCAGGCTGAGGAGTTTCTGGCGACGATTGGCCGCACCTCTAAGCGCGATGAGGTCTTCAACGAGGGCCGGGCCGAGTTTTTGGGCCAGTTCGGTATTGGCCTGCTGGCCTGTTTTTTGATTGCCGATACTGTTGAGGTCACTTCGCAGAGTGTGCTGCCGGGGGCTGACCCGGTGCGTTGGCTGGGCCATGCGGACGGCACCTTTGAGGTGCTTCAGCTAGCTGGCGGTGAGGACGCCGCCGGGCAGGTTCCCGAGGTCGGCACGACGATTCGCCTGAAGGCGCGGGCAGACGCTGCCCACTGGGTTGCCGAGGAGACGGTGGTGACGCTGGCGAGCGACTATGCCGATATGCTGCCGATTGAGGTGGCGGTTCGGGTGACGGCTGCTGGCCAGCGCATCTGGCGTCGCATTTCCCTACCTGCCCTGCCCTGGGCGGAGGGGGAGGGTGAGCACCAGCCCAACCAGCACGAACGAGCCCTGGCCCTGACGAACTACGCCGAGAAGACCCTGGGCTTCACTCCCCTGGCTGCTCTTGAGCTCGACGTGCCCGCCACCGGCACGACCGGCGTGGCCTATGTGCTGCCGCAGGCTGTGTCACCGGGTTCAGGCCGTCACCGCGTCTATGTGAAGAACATGCTGGTGAACACCCGCGAAGACACTCTGCTGCCCGATTGGGCTTTCTTCGTGCGGGCAGTGGTGAACTCGGAATCCCTGACCCCAACCGCCTCCCGCGAGCAGCTGCGCGAGGACGAGATTCTTCTGCTCACCCGCGAGGCAATCGGTGAGCAACTCAAGACCTGGATTACCGCTACCCTCTCTGAGCCCAGCGCCCTGCGTAACCGCTTTGTCGAAACTCATTCCCTAGCCCTGCGCGCGGTGGCCCTGGCAAGCGACGACATGCTCGATGTGGTAGCGCGCTCCCTGCCCTTTGAAACCACCGGCGGTATCGCTACCCTCGCCCAGGTCGTTGAAGAGACCGGGCAGGTGCTCTACACCCCCACTACCGAGGCCTACCGCCGGGTGGCTCCGGTGGCACGGGCCCAGGGGCTGTGGGTGGTCAACGGCGGCTACGTCTACGACGCCGACCTGCTGGCTAAACTGGCTGACCGTCCCCGCTGGAAGGTCACCGAGCTGACCAGCAAGGACGTCACCCAGACCCTGGCAGCCGTTGAGATGGAACGCGAGTTCGAGGTACTGCGCGGCTTAGAGCGCGCCCGGGCCGTACTGGCGGCCCAGGACTGCGGCGTCCTGCTACGTACCTTTGACCCCGCCGAGGTACCCGCGGTGCTGCTGCGGGATGCCGAGGCCGAGCGCGCCCGCGACCTGGCCCAGGAGGCCGAGGACGCCGGTGGCGCCTGGGGTGGACTGCTCGGTTCCTTCACCGAGGCGGCAGCCGAGCCGACCCGCACCCTGGTGCTCAACGACGCCAACGAAAATACCCGCCGTCTGCTGCATCAGCCGGAGCACGCGTCCTTTGAGCCGGGTCTGACGACCCTCTACCTCTCTGCCCTCATGCTCGCCGGTGAGGGTCTGCGCGGATCTGAAACCAACCTGCTCAGCGACAGCCTGGCCCAGCTGCTCGAAGCGGCCCTGCGCCAGCCCTAA
- a CDS encoding YbjN domain-containing protein codes for MGYFESVQSAAQLLKPLTDERMLQALDRLEVDYELGDDGAAVFHFERGYFYYTLSSNASRDLLSVRGSYRGTFPLEALPALNEFTNAWNQQNLFPKVFPYRVEEEGQGFVVLPVELSMVYAGGVTDAQIDEHLRAALQTSLEYFETVASTFGGEE; via the coding sequence ATGGGGTACTTTGAGTCCGTCCAGTCTGCCGCGCAGCTGCTCAAGCCGCTCACCGATGAGCGTATGTTGCAGGCTCTTGACCGCCTTGAGGTTGACTACGAGCTGGGCGATGACGGGGCCGCTGTGTTCCATTTTGAGCGGGGCTACTTCTACTACACCCTCTCCAGTAACGCCAGCCGCGACCTGCTGAGCGTGCGCGGCAGCTACCGGGGCACCTTCCCCCTCGAGGCGCTGCCCGCCCTCAACGAGTTCACCAACGCCTGGAACCAGCAGAACCTCTTCCCCAAGGTCTTCCCCTACCGGGTTGAAGAGGAGGGGCAGGGGTTTGTGGTGCTGCCGGTTGAGCTGAGCATGGTTTACGCGGGCGGGGTGACGGACGCCCAGATTGATGAGCACCTGCGCGCTGCCCTGCAGACTTCGCTGGAGTACTTCGAGACCGTGGCCTCCACCTTCGGCGGGGAGGAATAG
- a CDS encoding nucleotidyltransferase family protein: MDTVQLAEAAHTAQQKIEEGRQHLVNAVRSAYRAGMSQRAIAQVVGRSQPEVSRIIHFHGTSPHGRVLRERRAELIDYFEEHRVDNVRVFGSVATGQDKPTSDIDLLVTAHRPLGLLAQSRLQAEATQILGAPVDIVFDHAIRPDVRDRIVNEAVLL; encoded by the coding sequence ATGGATACCGTGCAGTTAGCCGAGGCGGCTCACACCGCTCAGCAAAAGATAGAAGAAGGACGCCAGCATCTCGTGAATGCTGTGCGTTCGGCTTATCGGGCGGGCATGTCACAGCGGGCTATCGCTCAAGTCGTTGGGCGAAGCCAACCAGAGGTCTCCCGTATCATTCATTTTCATGGAACCTCACCTCACGGCCGCGTTCTCAGGGAGCGCCGGGCAGAGCTCATAGACTATTTTGAAGAACACAGGGTAGATAACGTGAGGGTCTTTGGGTCTGTAGCAACTGGTCAAGATAAACCCACCTCAGATATCGACTTGCTTGTCACAGCGCACAGGCCTCTCGGCCTACTTGCACAGAGCCGTTTGCAGGCTGAAGCTACACAGATTCTGGGCGCCCCTGTTGACATTGTTTTTGACCATGCGATACGCCCCGATGTGCGTGACCGAATTGTGAATGAAGCGGTGCTCTTATGA
- a CDS encoding YhgE/Pip domain-containing protein yields the protein MPSTRAKRPKLHDRFSPMKYLVLLAVIIIPSIYSGILTWANYDPTGTIDAVPAAIVNADAPATTATGSTLNLGQDLTDELLSNDSKQNFDWSTMSADEAQTKLENGEVQAVLTIPADFSANVASVSENDAAAAQTAKLTITTNDGSNIISGNIASSLGTAVTDTLARQVSTEYLNNIYAGFTDIHDSLGQAADGASQLADGSTSAKEGSDELVVGLTDLKSGSSELSSGASTLADGATRVNDGASSLASGSASLADGATQVNDGASSLASGAAELNSGASSLATGANSAASGAASLSDGLSQINSAVSALPEQLPALTEGTGALASGADGLASGAQNLEDAAWQLASGATTLSDGADAAVTGAQNLADGAEQLHTATGTLANGAQGLSASSQALIDNWGNLTDEQKLAALQQLNAGASALASGAGAVDTAAGQLATGADTLVGTDSSGLTKLAAGASALDSGATQLASGATSLSDGADALSQGAATLNSKAGTLSTSLGALVTAISQANDGAASLASGTSTLASGASTLADGTGSLSSGASTLAEGTSSLASGSATLNDGAQTLAEGTSSLSSGATSLASGAATLDEGAGSAVDGASSLASGLNELEDGNTQLATSLGDAVGQVPSYTTDQASELSAVTSDPVTIEKTRLNEVPTYGHGLAPYFMTLGLWVGAIAYFMMYPAISRKFARSGHSGLRTLRGALVPVLLMGILQGTVMSLIIHYWVGIEEVNFWGLTGFAILTSITFLTINQALIALLDAPGRFIALILTVVQIGAAGGTYPIETAPAFLQAIHPWLPLTHALEAFRSLIAGGSIGIATGIAWLLGWIALAVAGTALSIWIRHRREDKAEAERQARRAALASA from the coding sequence GTGCCTTCGACACGCGCTAAACGCCCGAAGCTCCACGACCGGTTCAGCCCCATGAAGTATCTGGTTCTGCTGGCCGTTATTATCATTCCCTCTATCTACTCGGGTATTTTGACCTGGGCAAACTATGACCCTACGGGCACGATTGACGCTGTTCCGGCGGCAATTGTGAATGCGGATGCCCCGGCAACCACAGCCACCGGTAGCACCCTTAACCTGGGTCAAGACCTCACCGACGAGCTGCTGAGTAACGACAGCAAACAGAATTTTGACTGGTCGACCATGAGCGCCGATGAGGCTCAGACCAAGCTTGAAAACGGCGAGGTGCAGGCGGTGCTGACCATTCCCGCCGACTTCTCAGCCAATGTAGCGTCGGTATCTGAAAACGATGCGGCAGCAGCCCAGACAGCCAAGCTGACCATCACCACCAACGACGGCTCCAACATCATCTCGGGTAACATCGCCAGCTCCCTGGGCACGGCGGTCACCGACACCCTGGCTAGGCAGGTGTCTACCGAGTACCTCAACAACATCTACGCGGGCTTCACCGACATCCACGACTCTCTGGGGCAAGCGGCGGACGGCGCCAGCCAGCTCGCCGACGGCTCAACCAGCGCAAAGGAAGGCTCCGACGAGCTCGTGGTGGGCCTGACCGACCTCAAGTCGGGCAGCAGCGAGTTGAGCTCAGGGGCAAGCACCCTGGCGGACGGTGCTACTCGGGTGAACGACGGCGCTAGCTCATTGGCGTCCGGCTCAGCTTCTCTCGCCGACGGCGCGACTCAGGTGAACGACGGCGCGTCCTCCCTGGCCTCCGGTGCCGCGGAACTGAACAGCGGCGCCAGCTCTCTAGCAACGGGAGCCAATAGCGCTGCCAGCGGCGCGGCCTCCCTCTCGGACGGCCTCAGCCAGATCAACTCCGCCGTATCTGCCCTACCCGAGCAGCTACCTGCCCTGACCGAGGGCACCGGCGCTCTGGCGTCCGGCGCGGACGGCCTGGCCAGCGGAGCCCAGAATCTTGAGGACGCCGCCTGGCAGCTTGCCAGCGGTGCCACCACCCTCTCGGATGGTGCGGACGCCGCCGTCACCGGCGCCCAGAATCTCGCCGACGGCGCGGAGCAACTGCACACCGCCACCGGCACCCTTGCCAACGGCGCGCAGGGCCTTTCGGCCAGCTCACAGGCCCTCATCGACAACTGGGGCAACCTCACCGATGAGCAGAAACTCGCTGCCCTGCAGCAACTCAACGCGGGGGCGTCCGCCCTTGCCAGCGGGGCCGGGGCTGTAGACACAGCCGCCGGGCAGCTCGCCACCGGGGCAGATACCCTGGTGGGCACCGACTCAAGCGGTCTGACCAAGCTGGCAGCGGGGGCGTCCGCTCTCGACAGCGGGGCAACCCAGCTGGCAAGCGGCGCAACTTCCCTCTCCGACGGGGCAGACGCCCTTAGCCAGGGAGCGGCAACCCTCAACAGCAAGGCAGGAACCCTCTCCACCAGCCTGGGCGCCCTGGTCACCGCCATCTCCCAGGCCAATGACGGAGCAGCCTCACTCGCGTCGGGCACCAGCACCCTGGCCAGCGGTGCATCCACCCTGGCGGACGGCACCGGCTCCCTCTCATCGGGTGCCTCCACCCTGGCTGAGGGCACCAGCTCCCTGGCTAGCGGGTCCGCTACCCTCAACGACGGCGCCCAGACTCTAGCTGAAGGAACCAGCAGCCTGTCATCGGGTGCCACCAGTCTCGCCAGCGGCGCCGCAACCCTCGATGAGGGGGCAGGCTCAGCTGTGGACGGGGCGTCCTCCCTGGCCAGCGGCCTGAATGAGCTAGAGGACGGCAACACCCAGCTAGCGACCTCCCTGGGGGACGCCGTGGGGCAGGTTCCCAGCTACACCACCGACCAGGCCAGCGAACTTAGCGCGGTCACCAGCGACCCCGTCACCATCGAGAAAACCCGCCTGAACGAGGTGCCCACCTACGGCCACGGCCTGGCCCCCTACTTCATGACCCTGGGTCTGTGGGTTGGTGCTATCGCCTACTTCATGATGTACCCGGCCATTTCCCGTAAGTTCGCCCGCAGCGGCCACTCCGGCCTGCGCACCCTGCGCGGGGCCCTGGTGCCGGTACTGCTGATGGGTATTCTGCAGGGAACCGTTATGTCGCTCATCATCCACTACTGGGTGGGCATTGAAGAGGTGAACTTCTGGGGCCTGACCGGCTTCGCCATCCTGACCTCTATTACCTTCCTGACTATCAACCAGGCTCTGATTGCCCTGCTGGATGCCCCCGGTCGTTTCATCGCCCTGATTCTGACCGTGGTGCAGATCGGTGCGGCGGGCGGCACCTACCCGATTGAGACCGCCCCGGCCTTCCTGCAGGCTATCCACCCCTGGCTGCCGCTGACTCACGCGCTGGAGGCTTTCCGCTCCCTGATTGCCGGTGGCTCCATCGGTATTGCAACGGGTATCGCCTGGCTACTGGGCTGGATTGCCCTGGCTGTTGCGGGCACTGCCCTGAGCATCTGGATTCGCCACCGCCGCGAAGATAAGGCAGAGGCCGAACGCCAGGCCCGCCGGGCCGCCCTGGCGAGCGCCTAA